A genome region from Ottowia testudinis includes the following:
- the traU gene encoding conjugal transfer pilus assembly protein TraU has translation MTAARLLRSLLLALLTGIASNQVLAAGAATCTGKFPNPITDICWSCILPISVGSARIGNFGDQEETDNPSSPVCSCGVNPIIGLSIGFWEPARHVEVVRKPYCLVSLGGIDLDPGIPAPEAARFTRPEGDGDGGSFYQAHFYINPVMYWLEVVTDFPCLERGSFDLAYLTEVDPLWADDELTLILNPDAVLFANPVAVAACAADCVAATMGFGIKEMFWCAGCQGAIYPMDGHVPYHMGGVRTASLLAQRLTAKMHRELIAWGWHGSPGLCGPYFEPVMDKTAYKTQLTYPIPNTAKEGGRCCQPFGRTTITWGAGKEYPVNGEDFAFMLFRKRNCCVGY, from the coding sequence ATGACAGCCGCCCGGCTCCTTCGATCCCTGCTGCTGGCCCTCCTGACCGGCATCGCGTCGAACCAAGTGCTCGCGGCTGGCGCCGCCACCTGCACAGGTAAGTTCCCCAACCCGATCACCGACATCTGCTGGAGCTGCATCCTGCCCATCAGCGTCGGCAGCGCCCGCATCGGCAACTTCGGCGACCAGGAAGAAACCGACAACCCGTCGAGCCCGGTCTGCAGTTGCGGGGTCAATCCGATCATCGGACTCTCGATCGGCTTCTGGGAACCGGCACGTCACGTGGAGGTGGTGAGGAAGCCCTACTGCCTCGTCTCCCTGGGCGGCATCGATCTCGATCCTGGCATCCCGGCCCCCGAGGCCGCCCGCTTCACGCGCCCGGAGGGCGATGGCGACGGCGGCAGCTTCTACCAGGCGCACTTCTACATCAACCCGGTGATGTACTGGCTGGAGGTCGTCACCGACTTCCCCTGCCTGGAACGGGGCTCCTTCGATCTCGCCTACCTGACCGAGGTCGATCCCCTGTGGGCGGATGACGAACTGACCCTGATCCTCAACCCGGACGCGGTGCTCTTCGCCAATCCCGTCGCGGTCGCAGCCTGCGCTGCCGACTGCGTGGCCGCGACCATGGGCTTCGGCATCAAGGAAATGTTCTGGTGTGCGGGCTGCCAGGGCGCGATCTACCCCATGGATGGCCATGTGCCCTATCACATGGGTGGCGTCCGTACCGCCTCGCTCCTGGCTCAACGGCTCACCGCCAAGATGCACCGCGAACTGATCGCCTGGGGCTGGCATGGCTCACCCGGCCTGTGCGGGCCGTATTTTGAGCCGGTGATGGACAAGACGGCCTACAAAACCCAGCTCACCTACCCCATTCCCAACACCGCGAAGGAAGGCGGCCGCTGCTGCCAGCCCTTCGGGCGCACCACGATCACCTGGGGCGCCGGCAAGGAATACCCGGTCAATGGCGAGGACTTTGCTTTCATGCTTTTTCGCAAAAGGAACTGCTGTGTGGGCTACTGA